The Acetomicrobium flavidum genome window below encodes:
- a CDS encoding TRAP transporter small permease: MTKDILPKLSAAIERACAYISCSLLALNICDILMGVVSRYLFHTSFIWTEELARYTLIWMVMVGASCAHVRGDMMAIDFILPRLPVKLQRIFNVLKFIIGVIVLMLIVYFGAHNAIGTWNMRTMGLKIPKTIPLLSLPVGLGILLVEFVIYRKEVVGGDER; the protein is encoded by the coding sequence ATGACGAAGGACATTTTGCCTAAGCTGTCTGCGGCCATAGAGCGAGCATGCGCTTACATCTCGTGCTCGCTCTTGGCCTTAAATATATGTGACATCCTCATGGGCGTCGTCTCAAGGTACCTATTTCACACTTCCTTTATATGGACGGAGGAGTTGGCGCGATACACATTGATATGGATGGTCATGGTGGGGGCAAGCTGCGCACACGTTCGAGGAGATATGATGGCCATAGATTTCATCCTGCCCAGGCTTCCCGTGAAGCTGCAGCGCATCTTCAACGTGCTTAAGTTCATCATAGGCGTTATCGTGCTGATGCTGATCGTTTATTTCGGAGCCCATAACGCAATTGGAACCTGGAACATGAGGACGATGGGCTTAAAGATCCCCAAAACCATACCGCTTCTTTCCCTGCCGGTGGGCCTTGGAATACTGCTCGTGGAGTTTGTCATCTATAGAAAAGAAGTCGTGGGAGGGGACGAGAGATGA
- a CDS encoding TIGR04076 family protein has product MVDLKVVVEEVRGFCDLPMKPGDYFEVRGGAIVIPEGGKVCLWALQSLMPLLPLKQRNIVEDNDWVPHTNKIICPDPKGGVVYRIEPLGANSHPKSETQDLPLRIVADPSKCVGCRVCELTCSFVHEGVYCPDMSRIRVEKDELTGKDEPIACHQCGTARCVLACPVGALKRNAATGAVEVDGDKCIRCKGCAKACPFGAIRFHPESGLPMICDLCGGDPKCVKECVAKALEVRER; this is encoded by the coding sequence ATGGTCGATCTAAAGGTTGTCGTGGAAGAAGTCAGGGGCTTTTGCGATCTGCCGATGAAGCCCGGAGATTACTTCGAAGTAAGGGGAGGAGCGATAGTTATACCGGAAGGGGGAAAGGTTTGCCTGTGGGCGCTTCAAAGCCTTATGCCCCTTTTGCCGCTGAAACAAAGGAATATCGTCGAGGACAACGATTGGGTTCCCCATACGAACAAAATCATTTGCCCCGACCCCAAGGGGGGAGTGGTGTATCGCATTGAGCCGCTGGGGGCTAATTCGCATCCAAAGTCGGAAACACAAGATCTGCCCCTTCGCATAGTGGCTGATCCCTCAAAGTGTGTGGGATGCAGGGTCTGCGAACTGACATGCAGCTTTGTCCATGAAGGAGTTTATTGTCCCGACATGTCGCGCATAAGGGTGGAAAAGGACGAGTTGACGGGCAAAGACGAGCCCATAGCCTGTCATCAGTGCGGCACGGCACGGTGCGTACTGGCATGTCCCGTGGGAGCGCTTAAAAGAAACGCCGCTACAGGGGCGGTAGAGGTCGACGGCGATAAGTGCATAAGGTGCAAAGGCTGCGCCAAGGCGTGTCCCTTTGGGGCAATAAGGTTTCATCCCGAAAGCGGCCTTCCCATGATATGCGACCTTTGCGGAGGAGATCCCAAATGCGTCAAAGAGTGTGTGGCTAAAGCCCTGGAAGTACGGGAGAGGTAG
- a CDS encoding TRAP transporter substrate-binding protein, producing MKRVVICLLAVLSMLAISGSATAKTLTIKMSYNGPPDEVNNAVHYYAVNFKKLVEDKLGGKIKIELYPDSQLGTEEERMQLLTKSGLNQPIINVASYAGIAPVLPEAYAASIPFMFDSYKAAHRFFDSGKYWSKVKEEFKKRTGAVLLEAVEEGGFLAFTNSKREIKSPDDFKGLKFRAMDEGQVTLYKAFGASGIPIPWTELYMALKTGIVDGQMNPATYIIIGSLYEVQKYMTLANIQYSDQFLVVNGDLFDGLPEADQKAIAEAAHKANVMTRQMVESQDAKQIKFLEEKGMKVYAPNEKEMNAFRSKGQPAYIEWLKATVDEKWLNMALEDAKTANEAVK from the coding sequence ATGAAGCGTGTTGTTATCTGTTTACTCGCCGTCCTGTCTATGTTAGCAATATCGGGGTCTGCTACGGCAAAGACGCTGACGATCAAGATGTCTTACAACGGCCCGCCCGACGAGGTAAATAACGCCGTCCACTATTACGCAGTCAACTTCAAAAAGCTCGTAGAGGACAAGCTTGGGGGCAAGATCAAGATCGAGCTTTACCCCGACAGCCAGCTGGGCACTGAAGAGGAACGCATGCAGCTTTTGACAAAGAGCGGGCTTAACCAACCCATCATAAACGTTGCGTCATACGCCGGCATAGCTCCCGTATTGCCTGAAGCCTACGCAGCATCGATTCCCTTCATGTTCGACAGCTACAAGGCGGCCCACCGATTCTTCGACTCCGGCAAGTATTGGTCAAAGGTAAAAGAGGAGTTCAAAAAACGCACTGGCGCCGTCCTGCTTGAGGCAGTGGAAGAAGGAGGATTTCTTGCCTTTACCAACTCAAAGCGCGAGATTAAAAGCCCCGACGACTTCAAGGGGCTTAAGTTCAGGGCAATGGACGAAGGCCAAGTGACGCTTTATAAGGCCTTTGGCGCAAGCGGCATACCCATCCCCTGGACGGAGCTGTACATGGCCTTAAAAACAGGCATAGTCGACGGTCAGATGAACCCCGCCACCTACATCATCATAGGAAGCCTTTACGAGGTGCAAAAATACATGACCTTGGCCAACATTCAGTATTCAGACCAATTTTTGGTGGTAAACGGCGATCTTTTTGACGGACTGCCCGAAGCCGACCAAAAGGCGATAGCCGAAGCAGCCCATAAGGCCAACGTGATGACCAGACAAATGGTCGAGTCCCAAGACGCTAAACAGATAAAGTTCCTCGAGGAAAAGGGAATGAAAGTTTATGCCCCGAACGAAAAGGAAATGAACGCCTTTAGGTCAAAGGGGCAGCCGGCTTACATAGAATGGCTAAAGGCCACCGTGGACGAAAAGTGGCTAAATATGGCGCTGGAAGACGCGAAGACCGCAAATGAGGCCGTAAAGTAA